The genomic stretch ATCAGTTTACAGTCCACAAATTACTCAAGATAGGAAGAGATGAGAATAACATGTATCATTTTATATTTGTGTAATTCTGGATGTATAATTGATGTTCAAATAATAAGACACGAGGCAATATATGAGAAGAAAAAGTACCTCATTGCACGATAAAGAGGTCTATACCATAAGAAATAAGCTCCAGGGACACCTGAAATAAAGTAGATGATGGCAAGGAACCAAATCCTCACACCTAGCCACAAAGCAACCAAAATCAACTTCGTCATGGTTTAATAAAATTAACATTGTCTGACAAGATAGAATTAAATATACAACAACGTTCAATACCATTAGCACCTTCACCCCCAATCCAAGCTGCTGTAACTGCTATAAAATTCCACAAGAGACATGCAACCAACCCTGCAAAATTCCGAAATGGAAAGCTTAATACTAAACAATCAAATCCAAGTAGTTATTAACAGTTACACAAAATAATTGGGGTTCCtttcaaaaagaagaaaaaacaaacaaaaggAAGTAACAATGTGACTTGATTGCATAGCTGAATCCATAAATGTCATTTAATGCAGACGTAAAAAACTGAATGAAGTTACCAGACCAATCATCTCATATCACTAAGAAAAGTTGGTTATCTGGCTGACTACGTTAATAAGTCTAGAATGCCCGCTAAGAAATAATCTGCTTTATTTATTCTTTTCAAGACATACCTAGTAATGATGCAAATGCAACATACTGCAATCGCTGCACGTGGATAGGTATCTCGCTAGCAATATCATGATGTATAATAGGAAAAAATGGTGGCCAATTCTTTTCCTCTATCATAATACCAGCTGCAAATATGAAAAGGTGCAGAGCTTTAATCACTATAATAAGGTTATTAGATAAATGAGAAAGCAGCGACATCAGTGTGtcaaaaaaatagaaaaccaGGATCCACGAAGATCATACCACGTGCTGCTGCCTCTTCTCTACGTTTAAGTTCCTATAAAACAAaactaaattaaacaaatatatcaatGTAGCAAAAATGTTGTTATCAAAGAAAACAACAGTTGTGAACACTGACTCAATGGGTCCTCTCTATAATAGTCATGAAACATGATGAGTTTTATAGTTCATTAAAATAGGGGAAAATAAAAACAGATGACAGAATTGTCACAGAGCAGAAATGACAACAAGATGCAACAAAGGCAGATGATCAATTGACTTGAATTTTCTGCCTATCAATGAGTCTCTCATGTTGGCATTTAGATCATAAACATACCTTTTCCCTCTTATTTAATTGTTCTTCCTTGATTTTCAgttccttctcctttttcttcataTCCTATTTGGAAACACAGAACTATGAAAGCATTGCAGAAAAATACTCTTAACAGGAACTGCAAAGATACATCAGACAAGCACTGATTATGACATCAAGAAGATGCAATCTTTATAACAAATGTTTCTGCAACTCTACATATCAATGACAAACGACTTTTTCATGCATCAATTATATATTTGAAAAGCACAAAAGCACATTCGGACTCCTAATAACTTTATGTCCTCCTCAAATGGGCATTCAGTTTACTGATTCATATGTTGGCTTTCATTAACAGTATAATACCCTGAAATTTGCACTTACATTTGATGTATCAAGTGGAATATCAACTGTTGTTCCATAATCATTGTAGAAACCAGCAGGTTCTGAAGGAAGTGGTGAAAGCCTAGAATTTGATGCGGGAGGAATACTTGATGGATTCTGCAGTCATAATGGATATTGGATAAACAAAATAATTAGTAAGACTGATTCTGGTAAAATTCTTCTGAGTTGAATAGATGTCTTGCATCTCAGTTAACCACAAATTGAGCATTTTATCACATACAAGACATAATAGTTTCAGACAGAAGGTGCTTATATTTATTACTCTTTGGTTTGAGCAATTCTTTCAAGATGTCAGTTGCAGTATCTTGAATCATCTAAATTGCAGCACATATGTTATGGCACTAGACAATTGACAGTATAAGTTAAATACCAGATTTACTGAGTAAGTAATCTAAATAGTGACACGTATTCAAGCTTTGATTGCTGATTTGTTTTAGTGGGGCATATCAACTAGAAAGACAAATAAAACATCATTATCACTCCTAGCTACAGAGCTTATAACTCTACTTGATCATTGTTTAATTTCAGATATAAAAGAAACCATTGCCTTCAAGAACAAACACCACAACTAGATTGCTAAGTTAAGAGGGGAAGAATCACCTGTCTAAATGTTCAATAGGCACTAAAGTACTTCTTATGCGATTCAACGTTTATTCTAACTCTAAATAAGCTTGAATTTCTACTACAAACGGAAGTTGTTAACTATCGATAGATAGACCGCTTTTAGAAACCCAATAATATTCCGGATCAAACAATCTCCCaggattttatttttcttcgttATGCTATTTCACTTACAAAAGGAAGGTCCGACTGTATATCCCTGGTTCTAGGGCATACCATATCCGGCTCCAACTGAATTGATGAGCAAGGAATAAAGCATCTCAAGGCATACCATAACAACTACAAATTCATATCATACAGAAAAAGACCGACAAAAAAAGAAGGTAAAAAACGTATCTTTTTAACCGTGCATAAACATGACTCTACCCATAAGGAGCCTAACACCGAGTATACAAAAATTCTCAAACTAAGATGTCAAGGGTTTCGCCCAAAAAAAACAACGGCAAAAACCAATCAGACATCACAGCAATTCTAGTCAGTAACGATCAGATGGACACCCAGTggggaaaaaaaacaaattggAAAGGGGGGAGATGTATATGGAAAATTGCGCACTGCGAAGGGATTGACGTCCTCTTCCTCCTCGAAAGGGTTGCTATCGTAGCGCCTCGCCATGAGCACGTTCGATGTGCTATCGAGAAAGAGAGGAAAAGTAAAAATTCAAAGGGAGGATcaaaagcttgaaagaaaaataagagaggaagaagggaaggGAAGAAGTCGCTGAAGAATTTTCTTTGACTTTTCGCTCCATTTGGCTGCTTCTCTAGTTGCCGTGTGGACTAGGCAGTGatacaaaaatttaattttaaaaatgcttAATAGTtctttaaaatatctttaataaattttttaaaacatatatttttaacatatttaatgaaatatatatatatatatatatataattgattttGATTTGTATTCTCAGTGaactactttaaaaaaaatagagaaatttacaaaaaaaaaaaacttatttaaggaatttttttttaaaaaaattatggttACCAAGAGTTCAAACAtgcaaaaaaaatataattataaatttttaaattttcaaatttgacttaaaaGGTCTTTAAATAAGTAGAAAAATTAAGATatacaaaatataattaataattataaaaatagtgAAATAATAAAGATACttttaaagagaattttaaatattttagatttattatttaataaaatagattttagaaagataaaaaaaattattaaaatagaaaaaaaaaatcagagtaTCTTCTATCCTTTATGAAATTAAATGTTAGATTGTTAAAAGTAAcgtaataaatcaaatttagcaatAAAAATTGATAATATTGAGCTCCTATGAAAGTGTTGTGAATAGTGATACAACACTCAAACAAG from Zingiber officinale cultivar Zhangliang chromosome 5B, Zo_v1.1, whole genome shotgun sequence encodes the following:
- the LOC121985811 gene encoding secretory carrier-associated membrane protein 2-like — encoded protein: MARRYDSNPFEEEEDVNPFANPSSIPPASNSRLSPLPSEPAGFYNDYGTTVDIPLDTSNDMKKKEKELKIKEEQLNKREKELKRREEAAARAGIMIEEKNWPPFFPIIHHDIASEIPIHVQRLQYVAFASLLGLVACLLWNFIAVTAAWIGGEGANGVRIWFLAIIYFISGVPGAYFLWYRPLYRAMRTESALRFGWFFLFYLLHIAFVIYAAVAPPIIFKGKSLAGILAAVDIVGDHLIVGIFYFIGFGMFCLESLVSIWVLQKVYRYFRGTGKAAEMKREAARSAMRAAI